In Anaeromyxobacter diazotrophicus, a genomic segment contains:
- the atpD gene encoding F0F1 ATP synthase subunit beta, translated as MATEMHLMNGKITQVIGPVVDVEFPPGALPEIYTALAVTNPGVDERQDNLVIEVAQHLGENTARCIAMDSTEGLVRGMPVKNTGAPITMPVGDAVLGRILNVVGEPVDELGPVNAKKRLPIHRAPPTLVEQNVKVEAFETGIKVIDLLAPYLRGGKIGLFGGAGVGKTVLLMELVNNVAKARGGFSVFAGVGERTREGNDLYHEMMESGVIKEDDLSKSQCVLVYGQMNEPPGARARVALSALAIAEYFRDEENRDMLLFIDNIFRFTQAGSEVSALLGRIPSAVGYQPTLSTEMGELQERITSTQKGAITSVQAIYVPADDLTDPAPATAFAHLDATTVLSRKLTEIGIYPAVDPLDSTSRILDPLVLGQEHYQTARNVQETLQTYKELQDIIAILGMDELSEQDKLTVARARKIQRFLSQPFHVAEQFTGNPGKYVKLADTIRGFKEIVEGKHDDLPEQAFYMVGTIEEAVEKAKKLVQG; from the coding sequence ATGGCCACCGAGATGCACCTCATGAACGGCAAGATCACCCAGGTCATCGGCCCCGTCGTCGACGTGGAGTTCCCGCCCGGCGCGCTGCCCGAGATCTACACCGCGCTGGCGGTGACGAACCCCGGCGTGGACGAGCGCCAGGACAACCTCGTCATCGAGGTGGCGCAGCACCTGGGCGAGAACACCGCCCGCTGCATCGCCATGGACTCGACCGAGGGCCTGGTGCGCGGGATGCCGGTGAAGAACACCGGCGCCCCCATCACCATGCCGGTCGGCGACGCGGTGCTGGGCCGCATCCTCAACGTCGTCGGCGAGCCGGTCGACGAGCTCGGCCCGGTCAACGCGAAGAAGCGGCTGCCGATCCACCGCGCGCCCCCGACGCTGGTCGAGCAGAACGTGAAGGTGGAGGCCTTCGAGACCGGCATCAAGGTCATCGACCTCCTCGCCCCGTACCTGCGCGGCGGCAAGATCGGCCTGTTCGGCGGCGCCGGCGTCGGCAAGACGGTGCTCCTCATGGAGCTCGTCAACAACGTGGCCAAGGCGCGCGGCGGCTTCTCGGTGTTCGCCGGCGTCGGCGAGCGCACCCGCGAGGGCAACGACCTCTACCACGAGATGATGGAGTCGGGCGTCATCAAGGAGGACGACCTCTCCAAGAGCCAGTGCGTCCTCGTGTACGGCCAGATGAACGAGCCGCCGGGCGCCCGCGCCCGCGTCGCGCTCTCGGCCCTCGCCATCGCGGAGTACTTCCGCGACGAGGAGAACCGGGACATGCTCCTCTTCATCGACAACATCTTCCGCTTCACGCAGGCGGGCTCGGAGGTCTCGGCGCTCCTCGGCCGCATCCCCTCCGCCGTCGGTTACCAGCCGACGCTCTCCACCGAGATGGGCGAGCTGCAGGAGCGCATCACCTCCACGCAGAAGGGCGCCATCACCTCGGTGCAGGCCATCTACGTGCCGGCCGACGACCTCACCGACCCGGCCCCGGCCACCGCCTTCGCCCACCTCGACGCGACGACGGTGCTCTCCCGCAAGCTGACCGAGATCGGCATCTACCCGGCCGTCGACCCGCTCGACTCGACCTCCCGCATCCTCGATCCGCTCGTGCTCGGCCAGGAGCACTACCAGACGGCGCGCAACGTCCAGGAGACGCTCCAGACGTACAAGGAGCTCCAGGACATCATCGCCATCCTCGGCATGGACGAGCTCTCCGAGCAGGACAAGCTGACGGTGGCGCGCGCCCGCAAGATCCAGCGCTTCCTCTCGCAGCCGTTCCACGTCGCCGAGCAGTTCACCGGCAACCCCGGCAAGTACGTGAAGCTCGCCGACACGATCCGCGGCTTCAAGGAGATCGTCGAGGGCAAGCACGACGACCTCCCCGAGCAGGCCTTCTACATGGTCGGCACCATCGAGGAGGCGGTCGAGAAGGCGAAGAAGCTGGTCCAGGGGTAA
- the atpG gene encoding ATP synthase F1 subunit gamma has translation MPSLRDIRTRIGSVKNTRQITKAMKMVSAAKLRRAQDAITRARPYATLLEQALARIASRAAAEEKPSHPLLAARPVKRAELVLLTSDRGLAGAFNSNVVRRAQRFLTETSDQYEHVDVAILGRKARDFFRARHMPVRKDYGGVHQLATYAKASELATELSQRFLSGEVDAVFLCYNEFKSAIAQTVVVKQLLPIVTPGAAAAPQGYDFLYEPSRNELLADLVPKHLAIQVWRALLDSAASEHGARMTAMESATTNAEDMIAALTLQYNRARQAYVTKELMEIVSGAEALK, from the coding sequence GTGCCCTCCCTGCGCGACATCCGGACCCGCATCGGGTCCGTCAAGAACACCCGGCAGATCACCAAGGCCATGAAGATGGTCTCGGCGGCCAAGCTGCGCCGGGCCCAGGACGCCATCACCCGCGCCCGGCCCTACGCCACCCTGCTCGAGCAGGCCCTCGCGCGCATCGCGTCGCGGGCCGCGGCCGAGGAGAAGCCGTCGCACCCGCTCCTGGCCGCGCGGCCGGTGAAGCGCGCCGAGCTCGTGCTCCTCACGAGCGACCGCGGCCTGGCGGGCGCGTTCAACTCGAACGTGGTGCGGCGCGCCCAGCGCTTCCTCACCGAGACGAGCGACCAGTACGAGCACGTCGACGTGGCGATCCTCGGCCGCAAGGCGCGCGACTTCTTCCGCGCGCGCCACATGCCCGTCCGCAAGGACTACGGCGGCGTGCACCAGCTCGCCACCTACGCCAAGGCGTCCGAGCTGGCCACCGAGCTGTCGCAGCGCTTCCTCTCCGGCGAGGTCGACGCGGTCTTCCTCTGCTACAACGAGTTCAAGAGCGCCATCGCGCAGACGGTGGTGGTGAAGCAGCTCCTCCCCATCGTCACCCCCGGCGCCGCCGCCGCGCCGCAGGGCTACGATTTCCTGTACGAGCCGTCGCGGAACGAGCTGCTCGCGGACCTCGTCCCGAAGCACCTCGCCATCCAGGTGTGGCGCGCGCTGCTCGACTCCGCCGCCAGCGAGCACGGCGCCCGCATGACCGCGATGGAGTCCGCCACCACGAACGCCGAGGACATGATCGCGGCGCTCACGCTCCAGTACAACCGCGCCCGCCAGGCTTACGTCACGAAGGAGCTGATGGAGATCGTGAGCGGCGCCGAGGCTTTGAAGTAA
- the atpA gene encoding F0F1 ATP synthase subunit alpha, with amino-acid sequence MEIRADEISRIIREQIKDYGKKVEVSETGTVLSQADGVARIYGLGGAAAGELLEFPHGVRGLVLNLEEDNVGAAVMGPYEHIREGDPVKRTGRIAEVPVGEELLGRVVDGLGQPIDGRGAIAAKQSRKIEVKAPGIVKRKSVHEPMQTGLKAIDALVPIGRGQRELILGDRQTGKTAVAIDTIINNKGNNLVCIYVAIGQKQSTVARVVDRLRQAGAMDYTIVVAANASDPAPLQYLAPYTGVTMGEYFRDSGRHALIVYDDLSKHAVAYRQLSLLLRRPPGREAYPGDVFYLHSRLLERAAKLSDKEGGGSITALPIIETQAGDVSAYIPTNVISITDGQIFLETDLFNQGVRPAINVGISVSRVGGSAQIKAMKQVAGSLKLELAQYRELAAFAQFGSDLDKATQETLARGERLVEVLKQGQYQPMPVEKQVLQIYAATNRDEAGVGWIRNVPVEQVGRYMKELMEFLDTRHPEIAKTIAEKKALDDGIKASINKALADFRGVFQAEAA; translated from the coding sequence ATGGAAATCCGCGCCGACGAGATCAGCCGCATCATCCGCGAGCAGATCAAGGACTACGGGAAGAAGGTCGAGGTCAGCGAGACCGGGACCGTGCTGTCGCAGGCCGACGGCGTGGCCCGCATCTACGGCCTCGGCGGCGCCGCCGCCGGCGAGCTGCTCGAGTTCCCGCACGGCGTCCGCGGCCTCGTCCTCAACCTCGAGGAGGACAACGTCGGCGCCGCGGTCATGGGCCCCTACGAGCACATCCGCGAGGGCGACCCCGTCAAGCGGACCGGCCGCATCGCCGAGGTGCCGGTGGGCGAGGAGCTGCTCGGGCGCGTGGTGGACGGCCTCGGCCAGCCCATCGACGGCCGCGGCGCCATCGCGGCGAAGCAGTCGCGCAAGATCGAGGTGAAGGCCCCCGGCATCGTGAAGCGCAAGAGCGTGCACGAGCCGATGCAGACCGGCCTCAAGGCGATCGACGCGCTGGTGCCGATCGGCCGCGGGCAGCGCGAGCTCATCCTGGGCGACCGCCAGACCGGCAAGACCGCGGTCGCGATCGACACCATCATCAACAACAAGGGCAACAACCTCGTCTGCATCTACGTCGCCATCGGCCAGAAGCAGTCGACGGTGGCGCGGGTGGTCGACCGGCTGCGCCAGGCGGGCGCGATGGACTACACCATCGTCGTCGCCGCCAACGCCTCCGACCCCGCCCCGCTCCAGTACCTCGCGCCGTACACCGGCGTGACCATGGGCGAGTACTTCCGCGACTCCGGGCGCCACGCGCTCATCGTGTACGACGACCTCTCGAAGCACGCGGTCGCCTACCGCCAGCTCTCGCTGCTCCTCCGCCGCCCGCCGGGCCGCGAGGCGTACCCGGGCGACGTGTTCTACCTCCACAGCCGCCTGCTCGAGCGCGCCGCCAAGCTCTCCGACAAGGAGGGCGGCGGGTCCATCACCGCGCTCCCCATCATCGAGACGCAGGCCGGCGACGTCTCGGCCTACATCCCGACCAACGTCATCTCCATCACCGACGGGCAGATCTTCCTCGAGACCGACCTCTTCAACCAGGGCGTCCGGCCGGCCATCAACGTCGGCATCTCGGTGTCGCGCGTCGGCGGCTCGGCGCAGATCAAGGCCATGAAGCAGGTGGCGGGCTCGCTCAAGCTCGAGCTCGCGCAGTACCGCGAGCTGGCCGCCTTCGCCCAGTTCGGCTCCGACCTCGACAAGGCCACCCAGGAGACGCTGGCCCGCGGCGAGCGCCTGGTCGAGGTGCTGAAGCAGGGCCAGTACCAGCCGATGCCGGTCGAGAAGCAGGTGCTGCAGATCTACGCCGCCACCAACCGCGACGAGGCCGGGGTGGGGTGGATCCGCAACGTCCCGGTGGAGCAGGTCGGCCGGTACATGAAGGAGCTCATGGAGTTCCTCGACACCCGGCACCCGGAGATCGCGAAGACCATCGCCGAGAAGAAGGCCCTCGACGACGGCATCAAGGCCTCGATCAACAAGGCGCTGGCCGACTTCCGCGGCGTCTTCCAGGCCGAGGCGGCGTAG
- the atpH gene encoding ATP synthase F1 subunit delta: MIVGSIARRYAKALFDLAVEQGKVEAWSQSLAALQEAVGASPELNDVLVNPIYTREQRRAVGGKLAAALRLDPEPSHLLFLLGDRNRLAYLGAVVDVFRELADRQLGRLRARVVSAVPLETTAAQAIADKLAHATRAQVILDRAVDPALLGGVVAQVGSFTYDGSVRAQLEELRRALKQ, translated from the coding sequence ATGATCGTTGGATCCATCGCGCGGCGATACGCGAAGGCCCTCTTCGACCTGGCGGTCGAGCAGGGCAAGGTCGAGGCCTGGTCCCAGAGCCTGGCCGCCCTCCAGGAGGCTGTCGGCGCGTCTCCGGAGCTGAACGACGTGCTCGTGAACCCGATCTACACGCGCGAGCAGCGGCGTGCGGTCGGCGGGAAGCTGGCGGCGGCCCTGCGCCTCGACCCCGAGCCCTCGCACCTCCTCTTCCTCCTGGGCGACCGCAACCGCCTCGCCTACCTCGGCGCGGTGGTCGACGTCTTCCGCGAGCTCGCCGATCGGCAGCTCGGGCGCCTGCGCGCCCGGGTGGTGTCGGCGGTGCCGCTCGAGACCACCGCCGCCCAGGCGATCGCCGACAAGCTCGCCCACGCCACCCGCGCCCAGGTGATCCTCGACCGCGCGGTCGACCCCGCCCTCCTCGGCGGCGTCGTCGCCCAGGTGGGCAGCTTCACTTACGACGGGTCGGTCCGCGCGCAGCTCGAGGAGCTGCGCCGCGCCCTGAAGCAGTAG
- a CDS encoding Hsp20/alpha crystallin family protein — MTMLTRWDPWRDLQRLQEEMSRGFDDRLLARGGESVGWTPKVDIFEDEEGVALRFELAGVEPKDVDIRFENGVLTLRGERKMEQEEKKENYHRVELSYGTFTRSFSLPGTIDAEKIRAESKNGVLTVHLPKKPEAKPKSIQVKIN; from the coding sequence ATGACGATGCTCACGAGGTGGGATCCCTGGAGGGATCTGCAGAGGCTGCAGGAGGAGATGAGCCGCGGGTTCGACGACCGGCTGCTGGCGCGGGGGGGCGAGTCGGTGGGCTGGACGCCCAAGGTGGACATCTTCGAGGACGAGGAGGGCGTCGCGCTCCGCTTCGAGCTGGCCGGCGTCGAGCCGAAGGACGTCGACATCCGCTTCGAGAACGGGGTGCTGACGCTGCGCGGCGAGCGGAAGATGGAGCAGGAGGAGAAGAAGGAGAACTACCACCGCGTGGAGCTCTCCTACGGCACCTTCACCCGCTCCTTCTCGCTGCCGGGCACCATCGACGCCGAGAAGATCCGCGCCGAGTCGAAGAACGGCGTGCTGACCGTGCACCTTCCGAAGAAGCCGGAGGCGAAGCCGAAGTCGATCCAGGTGAAGATCAACTGA
- a CDS encoding bactofilin family protein, protein MAMLKREDVTSTPAASSDLNALLGRGSEFEGKLTFEGTVRIDGKFTGTIVTGDVLVVGEGAKISAEISCGTIIIHGEVTGNVRAKNAVELHHPAKMRGNVETPSLMVEKGVIFEGQTKMENLSADRKPAATPIAAVKG, encoded by the coding sequence ATGGCCATGCTGAAGCGTGAAGACGTCACCTCCACCCCCGCCGCCTCGAGCGACCTCAACGCCCTGCTGGGGCGCGGGTCCGAGTTCGAGGGCAAGCTGACCTTCGAGGGGACGGTCCGCATCGACGGGAAGTTCACCGGGACCATCGTCACGGGCGACGTGCTCGTCGTCGGTGAGGGCGCCAAGATCTCCGCCGAGATCAGCTGCGGGACCATCATCATCCACGGCGAGGTGACGGGGAACGTCCGCGCCAAGAACGCGGTGGAGCTGCACCACCCGGCCAAGATGCGCGGCAACGTCGAGACCCCCTCGCTCATGGTCGAGAAGGGCGTCATCTTCGAGGGCCAGACCAAGATGGAGAACCTCTCGGCCGACCGGAAGCCGGCGGCGACGCCGATCGCCGCGGTCAAGGGCTAA
- a CDS encoding ParB/RepB/Spo0J family partition protein, giving the protein MSLADKRRPALGRGMAALLSNAPAPAPTSAAAAAAGKALLALPVEAIERSPEQPRKRFEEDRLEELAASIREHGVVEPILVRRHGARYRIVAGERRWRAAQRAGLKEIPAIVREATPAQAFQIALVENVQRADLNAIEEAEAYQALVDEHGLTQEQVADKVGKERSTVANALRLLRLPGDVRDAVREGRLEMGHARALLGLEAAEAIRRAAQRVLREQLSVRATEALVRELAGGGKKRPTAGATGDSAAVRAVIARLQRRLGCRCRVVPKSDSTGRLELDYTSLDELDGILGKIGA; this is encoded by the coding sequence ATGAGCCTCGCCGACAAGCGGCGCCCCGCGCTCGGGCGCGGGATGGCCGCGCTCCTCTCGAACGCCCCCGCCCCCGCGCCCACCAGCGCCGCGGCCGCCGCCGCCGGCAAGGCGCTGCTCGCGCTGCCGGTCGAGGCCATCGAGCGCAGCCCGGAGCAGCCGCGCAAGCGCTTCGAGGAGGACCGGCTGGAGGAGCTCGCCGCCTCGATCCGCGAGCACGGGGTGGTGGAGCCGATCCTGGTCCGCCGCCACGGCGCCCGGTACCGCATCGTCGCCGGCGAGCGCCGCTGGCGCGCCGCGCAGCGCGCGGGGCTGAAGGAGATCCCCGCCATCGTGCGCGAGGCGACGCCCGCGCAGGCGTTCCAGATCGCGCTGGTCGAGAACGTCCAGCGCGCCGACCTCAACGCCATCGAGGAGGCCGAGGCCTACCAGGCGCTGGTGGACGAGCACGGGCTCACCCAGGAGCAGGTGGCCGACAAGGTGGGCAAGGAGCGCTCCACGGTGGCGAACGCGCTCCGCCTGCTGCGGCTCCCCGGCGACGTCCGCGACGCCGTGCGCGAGGGCCGCCTGGAGATGGGCCACGCGCGCGCGCTGCTCGGGCTGGAGGCGGCCGAGGCCATCCGCCGGGCGGCGCAGCGCGTGCTCCGCGAGCAGCTCTCCGTGCGAGCGACCGAGGCGCTCGTCCGCGAGCTGGCGGGCGGAGGGAAGAAGCGTCCCACCGCCGGCGCGACCGGCGACTCGGCGGCCGTGCGCGCGGTGATCGCGCGCCTGCAGCGCCGCCTGGGGTGCCGCTGTCGGGTGGTCCCCAAGTCCGATTCGACAGGTCGGCTCGAGCTCGACTACACCTCGCTCGACGAGCTGGACGGAATACTCGGCAAGATTGGCGCGTAA
- a CDS encoding ParA family protein — protein sequence MPRIITIANQKGGVGKTTTAVNLAASLAAAERRTLLIDVDPQGNAGSALGIARDEVEASVYEALLDGVPLADVVRKTELKFLDLAPASRHLVGAELELADVSGRERRLADAVAAIASEYEYVLIDCPPSLGLLTLNGLVAAQGVIIPLQCEYFALEGLADVLRTIDLVKEQANPGLLVDGIVLTMHAANNLAQQVEDEIRKHFRREVFKTVIPRNVRLSESPSHGKPILLYDVASKGCQSYLELAREVVKRADRLGKAA from the coding sequence ATGCCGCGCATCATCACCATCGCGAACCAGAAGGGCGGCGTCGGCAAGACCACCACCGCCGTCAACCTGGCGGCGTCGCTGGCGGCCGCCGAGCGGCGGACGCTCCTCATCGACGTCGACCCCCAGGGCAACGCCGGGTCGGCGCTGGGCATCGCCCGCGACGAGGTCGAGGCGAGCGTCTACGAGGCGCTCCTCGACGGGGTGCCCCTCGCCGACGTCGTGCGCAAGACCGAGCTCAAGTTCCTGGACCTCGCCCCCGCCAGCCGGCACCTCGTCGGCGCCGAGCTGGAGCTCGCCGACGTGTCCGGCCGGGAGCGGCGGCTCGCCGACGCCGTGGCCGCCATCGCGTCCGAGTACGAGTACGTCCTCATCGACTGTCCGCCCTCGCTCGGCCTGCTGACGCTGAACGGCCTCGTGGCCGCCCAGGGCGTCATCATCCCGCTCCAGTGCGAGTACTTCGCGCTCGAGGGCCTCGCCGACGTGCTCCGCACCATCGACCTCGTGAAGGAGCAGGCGAACCCCGGCCTGCTGGTGGACGGCATCGTCCTCACCATGCACGCCGCGAACAACCTGGCGCAGCAGGTGGAGGACGAGATCCGCAAGCACTTCCGGCGCGAGGTCTTCAAGACCGTCATCCCGCGCAACGTGCGGCTCTCCGAGAGCCCCTCGCACGGCAAGCCCATCCTGCTCTACGACGTGGCGTCGAAGGGGTGCCAGAGCTACCTCGAGCTGGCGCGCGAGGTGGTGAAGCGCGCCGACCGGCTAGGGAAGGCGGCCTGA